In the genome of Apodemus sylvaticus chromosome 2, mApoSyl1.1, whole genome shotgun sequence, one region contains:
- the LOC127677722 gene encoding phosphatidylethanolamine-binding protein 2: protein MPADISLWSGALNLQDVDEQPQHLLRVTYAGAEVGELGQVLTPTQVKNRPSSISWDGLDAGKLYTLILTDPDAPSRKEPVQREWHHFLVVNMKGNDIGSGKVLSDYVGSGPPKGTGLHRYVWLVYQQDKPLRCDEPILTNRSGDHRGKFKTAAFRKKYHLGAPVAGTCYQAEWDSYVPKLYKQLSGK, encoded by the coding sequence ATGCCTGCAGACATCAGCCTGTGGTCCGGGGCGCTGAACCTACAAGACGTGGACGAGCAGCCCCAGCACCTACTGCGGGTCACCTACGCCGGGGCGGAGGTGGGTGAGCTCGGCCAAGTGCTGACGCCCACCCAGGTTAAGAACAGACCCAGCAGCATTTCCTGGGATGGCCTTGATGCAGGGAAACTCTACACCTTGATCCTCACAGACCCGGATGCTCCCAGTAGGAAGGAGCCGGTGCAGAGGGAATGGCACCACTTTCTGGTGGTCAACATGAAAGGCAACGACATCGGCAGTGGGAAGGTCCTCTCGGATTACGTGGGTTCCGGGCCTCCCAAGGGCACTGGCCTCCATCGCTATGTCTGGCTGGTGTACCAGCAGGACAAGCCACTGAGATGTGATGAACCCATCCTCACCAACCGGTCTGGAGACCATCGTGGGAAGTTCAAAACCGCAGCCTTTCGCAAGAAGTATCATCTGGGAGCCCCGGTGGCCGGCACGTGTTACCAGGCAGAATGGGACAGCTATGTACCGAAGCTGTACAAACAGCTGTCTGGGAAATAG